In Campylobacter showae, the genomic stretch ATGCGGCGTAAGTTTTTGACGTAAACCCGCAGACTCAGCTCGCTGGGCTCCTCGCCGTAGTTCCAAATTTTCTCAAATATCGCCTCTTTGCTAAGCAGCGCGTTTTTATTCTCCAAAAATAGCGCCAAAAGTTCGCTTTCTTTGTTTGAGAGGTTTACGATTTGCCCGTTTTGTCTGAGAGTTTTGGAGCTTGGATAAAATTTATATCCGCCATTAAGCTCTATAAATTCGTCGTTTACGTGAGAAAATTTGCGCTTGAGTAAAATTTGAATACGAAGCAAAAGCTCTTTTAGCTCGTAGGGCTTTTTTAGATAGTCGTCGCAGCCGCTTTTGTAGCCGATTTCTAGATCTTGTAGCGTGTTTAGCGAGGTGGTAAATATAGCGGGCGTGTCGTCGCCAAACCGCCTAAGTTCGCGCAAAAGGGAGAAACCGTCGCCCTTAGGCAGCTTGACGTCGAGGATCAAGATGTCGAAATTTCGCTCGTAGGCGGTATCTAGAGCCGCTTTAGCATCGGCGCGAACGGTCACGTCGTAACCATGTTCGCTTAGGTACTCGTTGATGAGTTCAGCTAGCGTCTCATCGTCTTCTACGAGCAAAATTTGCGTCATTACATCTTATCCTTTTTCATATCTTTCATGTCGTCTTTCTTTTTACCCATATCGTCTTTCATCTCTTTCATGTCGCCCTTCATTTCGTCCTTTTTTATCATCATATCGTCTTTTTTCTCCATCATGGCGTCCTTCTTTTCCATCATGGTATCTTTTTTCTCCATCATATCGCCTTTCATCTCGGCGGCAAAGATAGAACTCGTAACGAACAACGCGCTAAGCGCAACTAAAGCTAACTTTTTCATAGCGTCTCCTTTAGGAAAATTTATGATGAAAGTTTAGCCAAGAAACGTGAAACGAGCGTGAAATTTAAGCCATCAAGCTAAAGACGTATGATAAAAGCGGCAAGCTAACGAAGCTAAATGCGACTCCCACGGCTACTGCGGCGACGGCTAGCTGGCTATCAAGCTCTGCTTTCATGATCATCGCGCTTGCTAGCACCATCGGCGGCATGGCGCACTGCAGGATACCGATCATCCAAATTTGACCGAAATTTACGCCAAAAACTATCGTGACTAATATAAAAATAAAAGGCGCTAGCAGCATCTTGCCCGCGATTACCACTGCGGTTGATTTGTAGCAGCTCTTGATACTGCGAAATCCAAGCCCGATGCCGATCGCAAAAAGAGCGACGGGAACGACGCTTTGCGCAAAAAGAGTAAGCGCGTCAAATAGCACATTTGGAAGCGGAACGCCACGGAGTAAAAAGCCTAAAATGAGCGCAACGAAAGGTGGAAATTTGATCACTTTCATCACGTTTTGCACGAGTGAAACCTTCGCCGGAGCGCCAAAAGCCAGGATAAAAGGGCCAAAAATGCTAATCGGGATCGAGGTAGCTAGCTGATCGTAAAAGATAACTTCATTCATCGCGTCCTCGCCAAAAAAGCCCTTTATGATAGGCATACCCATAAATACGGTGTTTCCAAACATCCCTAGCAGTACGGCGCTCACGGTCGTGGCTTTGTTAAATTTTAAAAATTTGCACGCCAAAAATATCGCCGCAGCGCCTAGCATCGAACAAGCAAAACCCGTGGTGATGACGTTTATAAGCGTGGTGTCGATGTTTACGTGGTAAATTTTATCGAAAATCAGCGCCGGAAGAGCGAAGCAAAGTGCGTAGTTTATGAAAACGGAGGCGTTTTTTTGCTCGAAGACTTTAAATTTTTTCGCCCCGTAGCCCGAAGCGATAATGATAAAAATAGACAATAGTTGCGTAAACATTTGCGTAATCCGAGTTATAAATTTTAAAAACGCGATTATACGGCGGCTCGCATTAAAGAAAAATAAAATTTAATTGAATTACTTAACATCGCCTTAACGGGTTTTTGTATATAATCTCGCGTTAAATTTAAAAAAGCGAGAAATAATGAAAAAATTTATCAAATTTATCGCGGTTTTAGTCGTGCTGGCTGGGATAGGTTACTATTTTTACGATAAAAATTTTAACGTCCCGCAGGGCGATCAGTTTATCACCTCAAAAGCCGTTCGCGGCGAGCTGGTTAAAAGTATCGAAAGTAACGGCGAGATCTACGCTACCGAGCTAATCGACGTGGGCGCACAGGTAGGCGGTCAGATCAAAAAACTCTACGTAAAGCTCGGCGATGCCGTAAAAGCCGGCGATATGATAGCTGAAATCGACTCGGCGACCCAGCAAAATAACGTAGACACCAAAAAAGCGCAGCTTGGAATTTACGAAGCAAAGTTAAATTCAGCCAAAGTAGCACTCGAGATATCAAAGACCAAATTTAAGCGCGAGCAAGAGCTTTTTGCCAAAAACGCAACCTCAAAAGAGGAGTTTGAAAACGCTAAAAATACCCTAGCAGCAAACGAAGCTTCGCTAAAAGAGATCGAGGCGCAAATCGTGCAGGCTAAAATCTCTCTAAACACCGCTCAAATCGACCTTGGCTACACTAAAATCACTGCTCCAAAAGGCGGCGTCGTGGTCTCCGTGCAGGTAGAGGAGGGACAAACCGTAAACTCAAACCAAACTACGCCAACTATCGTAAATATCGCCGATTTAAGCAAAGTTCAGCTAAAAATGGAGATCGCCGAGGGCGACATAACTAAAATCAAGGTCGGCTCGAAAGTCGAATACTCGATCCTCTCCGAGCCAAATCGTAAATTTTACGCCCGTATTAGCTCGATTGATCCCGGTCTAACCACGCTAAGCAACGGCAAATACACCACGACTACAAGCTCAGGCTCGACCGCCTCAAGCTCGAGTAGTTCGGCAATTTACTACTACGCCAAAGCTATCGTGGATAACCTGGACGGCACGCTAAGGATCGGTATGACTACGCAAAACACAGTCATCTTAGATAGCGCTAAAGACGCCGTCATAGTACCATCGATAGCCGTCAAAAACGAAGAGGGCAAAAGCGTAGTTTACGTACTAAAAAAAGGTAAAGACGGGCTAGATACGGCTGAGCGAAGAGAGGTACAGACGGGACTAATCGATAGCCTAAAAACTCAAATTTTAAGCGGAGTAGAGGAGGGCGAGGAGGTCGTGACGAAGCGAAACTCGGCGGCTGAAATCAATGCGATGCTCGAAAAAGAAAAAAGAAGAATGAAGCTCTAAGGCGACGTCTTGAAAAATTTGATAGAACTTAAAAACTTAAGTAAGAAATTTAAACTCGGCGATAACGTGTTTGACGCGCTAAAAGACGTAAATTTAACCATAAAAAAGGGCGAGTTTATCGCTATCATCGGTCAAAGCGGATCTGGTAAATCTACGCTCATGAATATCCTTGGCTGCCTAGATAACCCAAGCGGCGGACAGTATTTGCTAGAAGAGCGCGACATATCTAAATTTGAAGGCGACGAGCTGGCGCGTTTACGCAGAGAAAAATTCGGCTTTATTTTTCAGCGTTATAACCTTTTATCTACGCTAACTACGCTGCAAAACGTAGCTTTGCCTAGCGTGTATGCGGGCGTTTCTAAAAAAGAGCGCGAGAAAAAGGCCGGCGAGCTTTTAGAAGGGCTCGGGCTTGGCGAAAAGCTACAAAATTTACCCAATAAACTTAGCGGCGGACAGCAGCAGCGAGTCTCGATCGCTAGGGCGCTTATTAACGGCGGCGAGATCATCCTGGCAGATGAGCCAACGGGTGCGCTAGATAGCAAAAGCGGCCTCATGGTGATGGAAATTTTAACGAATTTACACAAGCAAGGCCACACCATCATCATCGTCACGCACGACCCAAATATCGCCGCATACGCAAACCGCGTCATCGAGATAAAAGACGGTAAAATTTTGAGCGATACGGTAAAAAGCGGAGAAATTTTCGCCTCCGAAAAACCGGCGCCAAAGCAAAAAAATATCTTCAGCTTTTACAAAGATCAGTTTATCGAGAGCTTTAAAATGTCGATAAACGCGATCCTTAGCCACAAACTTCGCTCGGCGCTAACGATGCTTGGTATCATCATCGGCATCACATCGGTTATCTGCGTAGTAGCACTTGGGCAGGGCTCGCAGGAGCAGATCCTCTCCGATATCCGCGGTATCGGCACTAACACGATCGATATCCTAAACGGCAAGGGTTTTGGCGATATGCGCTCGGAGCGGGTGAGAAACCTGACCGTTAGCGACGCAACGATGCTATCTAAGCAAGACTATCTAGATAGCGTCACGCCAAACGCCTCTGCTAGCGGCACGCTCACCTACGGCAATAAATCAGCCTCCGCGACGATTAAAGGCGGTAGCGAGGAGAGCCTAAACGTGATGGGCTACAAGGTCGAGGCCGGACGGGTGTTTACCGCCCAAGAGGTCGCAGAGTCGGCGTCCGTGATCGTGATAGATCAGCCAACTCGTGAGCAGTTTTTCGCAGACGAAGATCCGCTAGGTAAAACGGTGCTTTTTAACAAACGCCCCTTTAAAATCATCGGCGTAGTAGCCAAAAACGACAATATGTTCGCCGACTCCAGCACTCTGCGCACGTTTTCTACATATACCGCTGTCATAAACAAGCTAACCGGCGATAGGCATCTCTCATCTATCACGGTTAAGGTTAAAGATAATGTAAATGCGCAAATCGCCGAGCAGAGTTTAACGGAAATTTTAACCGCCAAACACGGCAAAAAGGACTTTTTCACTAGAAACTCCGACACTATCAAAAAAACGATCGAGGAGACGACGAAGACCATGACGCTACTGATCTCTTGTATCGCGTTTATCTCGCTGCTGGTGGGCGGCATCGGCGTGATGAACATCATGCTAGTTTCCGTAACCGAGCGCACTAAAGAGATCGGCATCAGGATGGCGATCGGCGCACGTCAGGGAAATATCCTAGAGCAGTTTTTGATCGAGGCCGTGTTACTGTGTCTCATCGGCGGGCTAATCGGCGTCGGGTCTGCGTTTGGTATCGGGTATCTAGCGGAAAATTTAGCGCCCGATATAAAGATGATATTTTCGCAGACCTCTATCGTGGTCGCGCTCGTCGTTTCTAGCGCGATAGGCGTGATATTTGGCTACATGCCCGCACGCAGCGCCTCTAAGCTAAATCCGATCGACGCTCTTTCAAGGGAATAAAATGAAAAAAATCTCCATAATCCTAGCCGCCTTTTTGCTCGGCGGCTGTGCAGCAACGCAAATAAACGAAAACTACGAGCAAATTTTGCTAAAAGAGGACGCAAGCGCCGATATAAGGATAAACCGCGAGTGGTGGACGGGCTACGGCGAAGCGCGCCTAAATGAGCTAATCGGCCTCGCGCTAAAAAATAATATAGACCTGGCAAAATCAGCCATAGCCGTAAATAAAGCATTAGCTCAAGCAGGCGTCTTGCAGGCTGATCTCGTGCCTAGCTTTAACGCAAATTTAGGCGCGGAAACCGGTAAAAATATAAAAACGGGCGGCAGCTGGAGCGAGAGCTATAAAAGCGGCATCTCGCTAAGCTACGAGATCGATCTGTGGCGCAAGCTAGCAAACTCCACAGACGCCGCCATGTGGGAGGCAAACGCGACAAAATATGACCTAGAGGCCGCTCGCCTTGCGCTCATTAACTCCGTCGCGGATGCGTATTTTGAGGCTAAATATCAAAAAGAGAGCATAAATCTATACAAAAAAACGCTAAAAAACTACGAGGAGCTTGAAGCCATCATAAAGGCCAAATTTGAGCTCGGTAAAGAAGAGGAGCTAAGCCTAAAGCAAGTAAAAAGCTCGGTAATCTCGGCTAAAAATAGAATTTTAAACGCAAGCAAGAGCCTTGACGCAGTGGAAAAAACGCTAAGAAATCTACTAAACGTTAGGCCCGAGTTTGATTTAAATTTGGGCGGAAATTTGAGCGATATCTCGCCGCAAGGCGTAAATTTAAACGTGCCGCTTTACGTTATCGGCGCGCGTCCTGATTTGCAAGCTGCAATCTCGCGCATCAAAGAGTCGCTTTTAGAGGTCAAGGTTAGCGAAAAAAGCTTTTATCCAAGCATCACGGTAGGCGCGGGCCTTGGCGGTAGCGGCGATAGTGCGAGCGAGGGGCTTAAGCTAAATTTTCTAAGCGGCAATATCGCGATAAATTTGCCATTTTTAAACTACTCCAAGCTCAAATCAAAGCTAAAAATCTCCGAGCTTGAGTTTGAGACGATGAAGCTAAAC encodes the following:
- a CDS encoding MacB family efflux pump subunit, which translates into the protein MIELKNLSKKFKLGDNVFDALKDVNLTIKKGEFIAIIGQSGSGKSTLMNILGCLDNPSGGQYLLEERDISKFEGDELARLRREKFGFIFQRYNLLSTLTTLQNVALPSVYAGVSKKEREKKAGELLEGLGLGEKLQNLPNKLSGGQQQRVSIARALINGGEIILADEPTGALDSKSGLMVMEILTNLHKQGHTIIIVTHDPNIAAYANRVIEIKDGKILSDTVKSGEIFASEKPAPKQKNIFSFYKDQFIESFKMSINAILSHKLRSALTMLGIIIGITSVICVVALGQGSQEQILSDIRGIGTNTIDILNGKGFGDMRSERVRNLTVSDATMLSKQDYLDSVTPNASASGTLTYGNKSASATIKGGSEESLNVMGYKVEAGRVFTAQEVAESASVIVIDQPTREQFFADEDPLGKTVLFNKRPFKIIGVVAKNDNMFADSSTLRTFSTYTAVINKLTGDRHLSSITVKVKDNVNAQIAEQSLTEILTAKHGKKDFFTRNSDTIKKTIEETTKTMTLLISCIAFISLLVGGIGVMNIMLVSVTERTKEIGIRMAIGARQGNILEQFLIEAVLLCLIGGLIGVGSAFGIGYLAENLAPDIKMIFSQTSIVVALVVSSAIGVIFGYMPARSASKLNPIDALSRE
- a CDS encoding efflux RND transporter periplasmic adaptor subunit, yielding MKKFIKFIAVLVVLAGIGYYFYDKNFNVPQGDQFITSKAVRGELVKSIESNGEIYATELIDVGAQVGGQIKKLYVKLGDAVKAGDMIAEIDSATQQNNVDTKKAQLGIYEAKLNSAKVALEISKTKFKREQELFAKNATSKEEFENAKNTLAANEASLKEIEAQIVQAKISLNTAQIDLGYTKITAPKGGVVVSVQVEEGQTVNSNQTTPTIVNIADLSKVQLKMEIAEGDITKIKVGSKVEYSILSEPNRKFYARISSIDPGLTTLSNGKYTTTTSSGSTASSSSSSAIYYYAKAIVDNLDGTLRIGMTTQNTVILDSAKDAVIVPSIAVKNEEGKSVVYVLKKGKDGLDTAERREVQTGLIDSLKTQILSGVEEGEEVVTKRNSAAEINAMLEKEKRRMKL
- a CDS encoding TolC family protein — translated: MKKISIILAAFLLGGCAATQINENYEQILLKEDASADIRINREWWTGYGEARLNELIGLALKNNIDLAKSAIAVNKALAQAGVLQADLVPSFNANLGAETGKNIKTGGSWSESYKSGISLSYEIDLWRKLANSTDAAMWEANATKYDLEAARLALINSVADAYFEAKYQKESINLYKKTLKNYEELEAIIKAKFELGKEEELSLKQVKSSVISAKNRILNASKSLDAVEKTLRNLLNVRPEFDLNLGGNLSDISPQGVNLNVPLYVIGARPDLQAAISRIKESLLEVKVSEKSFYPSITVGAGLGGSGDSASEGLKLNFLSGNIAINLPFLNYSKLKSKLKISELEFETMKLNYAQTLTTALNEIDAGYKNLQKDEAVLRNLNENLRNLSSISDIYKLKYDYGKTELKNYLEAQNSLLEGKISALAQKYKILQDEIGIYKATAGKAE
- a CDS encoding AEC family transporter, whose translation is MFTQLLSIFIIIASGYGAKKFKVFEQKNASVFINYALCFALPALIFDKIYHVNIDTTLINVITTGFACSMLGAAAIFLACKFLKFNKATTVSAVLLGMFGNTVFMGMPIIKGFFGEDAMNEVIFYDQLATSIPISIFGPFILAFGAPAKVSLVQNVMKVIKFPPFVALILGFLLRGVPLPNVLFDALTLFAQSVVPVALFAIGIGLGFRSIKSCYKSTAVVIAGKMLLAPFIFILVTIVFGVNFGQIWMIGILQCAMPPMVLASAMIMKAELDSQLAVAAVAVGVAFSFVSLPLLSYVFSLMA
- a CDS encoding response regulator transcription factor; this translates as MTQILLVEDDETLAELINEYLSEHGYDVTVRADAKAALDTAYERNFDILILDVKLPKGDGFSLLRELRRFGDDTPAIFTTSLNTLQDLEIGYKSGCDDYLKKPYELKELLLRIQILLKRKFSHVNDEFIELNGGYKFYPSSKTLRQNGQIVNLSNKESELLALFLENKNALLSKEAIFEKIWNYGEEPSELSLRVYVKNLRRILGKDAIINRRGDGYIYV